AGAAGTGTGGCTAGTTACAAATTTGACACTTGACCCATGtatttgtataaaaaaattgaatcatGTTGTGATTTTAGTGGCTTTGTCCGATAAGTTAATTATATATTGTACACTTGCAGAGAGACACTCATTGGTGAAAATTTTCCTGCCGGTGCTGATGATAATTATTTTACCATACCAAGGGCAAGGATTTTCATGTTCCCAAGGAAACAACAGATAAAGGGTCGAACGATGATGACATGCGGTATCTGACAAGTGCCTCTGCAAGTAacaacttcaaccaaaaatattttcaaacagTTGACTAAATATGAGAAAATTGCAGATCTATTGATGAAACAGACATATCCACATTGAACATGGACCAGCTTAGCCAAATTGAAAGATTACTGGAAGATGAACTAAGGTGGACAAGGGCAAGAAAGGTATGTGGCACCTTAGTAATAGACAGAATAGAAGAAGACAACATGTATCTCTTTAGAACATGAATATTTCATTTATTTTAACTTATTAGATTATGTGCATCACATAAAGATTTTTGCGTAGACATTCCATTTCTTTTCCAGGAAAGTGTTTACCTTACTATTGTACCTTGGAAGATCTTCCTTAGCTGTCTCACTATTTTACTTGATAGAAATACCAAAATATTGTTCAGTTTGGTCCTTTCTGTGATTCACAACTCACAAGTTAGTCTCTGTCACACGGTAATTTGTAAGAATGGTTTGTCCAAAATGTTCCTTTTCTCATCTAATGCTGATTCATTACTACAATCTAGAAGAAACACTAGTGTGTTCCTTAGGATAATAATCTAGTATTTCAAACCGATCAATTTGAGGCAATATTAATTGCCCATTCTGAATTCCTGATGGAAGAAAATACTTGCTATCCCAATACATCATTGTGTACTCAAACAGTGGATGTATCAACTTGCTGCATTACTCTTTCAGTGTCCTTGAGAGAATTTTGGTTTGATCTGCAACCAAATTCACTTCAAATCTGACAGTATATCTTTGTACGGACATAGGTGGTGGTGGATAGAAGTGCCAGATTACAAAAAAAGGTATGCACTGAGTAGTCTGTACCAAAACTAAGTTTTGTAAAACGTAAGTTAGCTCGATTTGTAGTCCATACAAGTGAAAACTGGTGCATGTCAGCAATAATCAGAATCCCTGATGTCCATTTGGAAATCATGAACAAATTGACCATGCTACGCATGCTTTGCAGGTGCAGGGGAAAGCGGCGATTGTTGAGGTTGAGAGGGGCTCCATGGAGATTCCCATAGAATCTGGGCAGGAGAAGGTGATCACTGGATGCAGTAACTATTTCTGTCAGTCACAAACACTCCAATCTTTCTGCAAACCCTGCAAACATTCACTTGCTACTCTGCTTGTAAGCAGGAACAGATAGGAGGGGAGGCTGTGGAGGAGCAACGGAGCCGGACTACGCCGTTGGACCTCAACATGCCTTGCTGGGACGCAGGTCCTCTGCAGTAAACGTAGATAACATTATCTTTGCACAGCAATCTGAGTCTGTCTAACGTTAGTCGCTACTACTGTCCCCGGTACTAACAGTGTCGTAAGTTACTGTTGCTGGGAAACTACTACTACGCTTTGCTAATCTTTTTTTACTGTAGCCGTTCATATCCAGGATACTGTGCCGTAACTGGAGCACACCAGATTCAAATCAAATGTACTGTGACACCATTGTATTTTAAAATGTGTTTTTCTCCTACTTCCTACTAGTTCTAGTTCATGTTCGGTGGAAAATTGTAAACCAAATAAACCGGCATCGGTATTGGTCGATGTGTACCCGTGGGCTCTGTAATAAGACTGTCCGTGCCTGCAAATTAGTACTGATAATGTGTGTCATGGTTTTAAATAATGTTCTGCCTTAATAATTCCTAGCAATAGTGTactcctccgtccaaaaaaaaaactcaaatccTAGCTATGCTTGTTCAATTTCATAGCTATGATTTGATtctttttagaacggaggggtACACTATAGTCACAAGAAAGAAACAAGGTAggtcttgttcggttaatcccttCCTTAAAAGGGACCAAGAAGAACTTAGAGATGATTTATTCCATATCTATTGTGGTGTGAAATTATTCTCTCAATCCCTCCCTATTAGGGAATTAAACGAACAATGCCGTAGTGTTTTTTATCCAGGAACATTCGTCCTCACCTGTATCAAAACCTCTCACAAGTAGTATATTTCGTTTCTCGATCTTATCGACTCAAAAGCTCCGTAACTATAGGGTACATCCTCTAATAAAAAGAACTACTACATAtgttctcaaaatataagaataagAAGAATAACCTAGTATCAAGTAAGATATTTTAGAGCACTACGAATACATATGACACATCCGGTTTtatattcttatattttagaaaggAAAGAGTATTTACAAATTCGTAGCGagaaattagttatttttttttccagaggTGTACTCCTAAGTTATGAGACATTTCGCTGCTACCTCCGTACCTGATACTCTTGGTACAGATAGAATAGGAGCATGACTGCCTGCATGAGTTCCTGGTGCCTGCTAGGCCATCGGCTATTCTCCACGAAACCCAGAAATTTTACAGGGCTTATGCAGAAAATTAGTTCAAAGCCCATTAAATTCTCGTAAAATCGATCCCTATGTCCCAAAGTAAGCCAGACCATCTTACATATTTTCAAAACATTAGAGTggaacattgtttttttttcgtttatatttctATTAAAATTATCGGTAGGAGTATCAACCTCCTCATTCATAAGTGTCCCCACCGTACCCCCATGCAATTCTCTTTTCTGAAATTCTCCTTCAGAACGGACGAATTTTACATCCTTCCCTAAAAACGAATGGATGGATGAATCCGAAGAAATTCGGCGCAAATCTAACCAAATTTTTGTATAAAAAAAGGATTATTTCTACGTTCAGCACTGACCTGGGACGCTCACCGGACACTGGTTTTCCTGCTGCGATCTGCGAGAGCTAGCGACGatcgaggaagagaagaagaacaCAAGAATCAGCGGAAGAGAAGAGACAAAGCTAAGCTCGTTGGCGTGAATGCGTGATGCCGCAGCTCGATCGGTTTCAGTTCGTTTTCCCGCTTATCCGGAGGAGAAATACGGGGCGTTGGTGGAAGCTGGGGGAGATGCCACGCGTCGTCGGGCCGCCGTAGGAAGTGGGCGTGCCACGTGGAATTTTTAGTGGCCTCTCTATCTCGTCTATCCCCGACCTTGCCGGCTTTTCTCCCGGTCTCGGAATTAATGTAGCCAAAAGAAATACTCCATAAAGTACGGAATAGTAGAAAAAATTCAAGAAAAAACcacatattacatattaattaattaaattgattaactttctttttttctattatacaAGGATAGGGCACAACTTTAATTAGATGGAGATTTTCTGATAggattgttgtttgaataaatgtatccattttttttgttggttatTTGTCTTCCGTTTCATCTTATCGTAGCTATTTACTCTGGATTTAAGTCAATAATTATGTAATAATTGGTTATAACTTATATTGAAGTGAAGGTCGGATTTCATCCATTACCTAGAAACAAGGATAACGCACCAGAGCGCACACCATCACAAATGCATACCACGCTCATGTGTCGGCATGAGTGTGTCGGCGAATGGCATATTTATGGCCGCACTAAATTCTGGAATCTCTCAATGTGCCGATTTCGCTCCCCTGTCATTCTCAGTGCTCCGGAATCGGAATGTAGctaaaagaaaaatacaaaagTGATCTACCGTTGTGGTTCAGTTTGTCAAAGTTTAATGATTCATCATTATCATTATCTTCTTCTATAATATAACGACGAGTTTATCAATTATTATACAATATGCTATAATCTGTACTTTATCTGAAATACGCTTAAACACATATAGCTAGCAATTGATTTATCacattcaatttttataaaaaaatatgaacttTTTACATAGCGTCCTTACACAACatgaaaaaagtttatatataagttttaagttttcttttggtattttatttttttaaaaaaatacttttgtGGTATATGAGAGAATTGTCTACACAAAATATAATAGCACAATATTTTGGGTAGAATATGAAAGACGATTTACATTAAAaacatcaacaaaaaaaatattctatataACATATAATGGATAACAATAAATAGAAATGCAAAAATCTTAAAAATTTATACGCAAACTTCCACATTATATAAAGAGGTTAAAAgtcataatatttttaaaacttttgacaGGATAAATCATTTGTTAATAATCTTGTAGGTTTATAAGGGTATTTTGGATTAAGAAAAAATATCAGTCCAATGATATAAACAAATTGATAAACTCGCCGGTGCTTTTTCAATTGGCGAGTAAATTAACGGCCGAAGAACAAAAAGTAATTAACAGATTGTGTAATCCGTGTGATCTGATAACTGACCACACCAGGcagtaggaaaaaaataaataaataaacaatgtTAATCTTCAGACGTGGCACTGGCAAATAAAATACTATCTGTGATTCCTCGATCTTGTATAACTTATTTTAGGTATTTATGTAGCATATAAAAGAGGAATCACATATCTAAAAGATAGGTGCAtcagaaaaaaattacatagcACGTATGATGATGTACATAATAAAAACATTAACACAAGAGCATTCTATAGCATATAaaacataaaatatatttttttaaaaaataaattaatacatGCAAAATAAAAATCTTGAAATATATGCACTTCTATATTATATAAGGAGGTtatgtaaaaaaattatattttccgAAACTTCTATATGGGCCAATCAATTGTAATATCTTACATGTTTTGAAGGGCATTTGGATATTTTTAAAAGTATGTACCCAAATGATATATTATACAAGAAATTAACAGTTAATAGCGTATTGAAAATATAAAGTAGATGTTAAATAAAGTAAAATCAGTGTTATAGAATAAATTCACTCATAAAAATATCATATTGGTGATACCTCGATCTGCTTTCTTTTTGGCAGGCGCCCGCAACACACGTATACACACTACGAGCACCTCAAAAAGACTAGGCCGACATATATCAAAATTAAcgaagttttatttttttcgagaacgtgcaaaaggattgcacgtcaatatattaaaattaaCAAAGTTAACATGAACGCCATCGTCATACCTCGACCtgtcctcttctcttttttttcctttttttgcaaAGGCACCCACAACACGTGCACACTGATCCCTATGAGAACCTCAGAAGATTGGACtgaaatatcttaaaattaacaaAGTCACTATGGACCATCGTTGTCGAtaggtacgtcgcctaccacttaaaaaaataattagctgtaAATGTGAGCACATATAtcaaatctaggatttgaacccCAGATATACTGGTTTGAGCATAAGGAAGTTAATCAGTTGAGTTACGCTCACTTTGTACTCGACCTTTTACATTAGCACTGTCTTGTTCAATTTTTAGTTAACCTTTTATTTTTCCAGGATTAAGTGTATGATAGCAGTACATTTTGTGCTAGTTAGGTTCATAGGATTTCCAAATCAAAGGTATAGAAAAACTAAAGGATTAGAATGTCATGTGCACTTCATTCCTTAGGAATTTTAGCAAGAGGCCTCACCTCATGCTAAGAATACTATGGAATTAGCTCGTAAGACTACAATCCTTATGAATTTGGTAAAATTATTCCTATGAAATTAATGAtgcatataggaaaaaaaattaaggattCAATTCCTATAATAACCCTATGAAAATCCAATACACCGAATGAGCCCCTAGTtggtttaggctgtgttcttcccccacctttccaactcatctctctcgtttttcacgcttccgaaactactaaacggtgcgtattttgcaaaaaaaaaaaactctatagGAAAATTGATTTGAAAAGACATATTAATccaatttttaagtttattttagctGATACTTAATACTCATGCACTCATCGTCGCTCCGTGTTGCATGTTGGGAGTGAGGGTTTGGTCCGAACTTAGCCTTAGGGCCCCTTCGAATCGGAGGAATGATAAAACAAAGGAATACGAAAACACAAGATTCTAGCAGGAATAAAattgtaaaatagaggattgcaaaacacatgaatgaccggttgattggaccacaggaaaaatataggaatcagataagagagatagactcttaaggaaattttccaagaggttagacctcttgctaactttccttcaaaatgtatatagaattacccattctataggaattttaaaggattagaTATGATTCAATCTTTTGGTTCAAAGTTCTtcctaggattttttttcatagcaTTAAAATTCTtcaaaatttctatattttttctataaataaaAGGGACCCTCAGTGTTATAGTGTGTAGTAGTTTAATGCCTATCTTCACCTTACAAATTTTTAATGTTTGTATACATTTAGCGTGATCGGTGAAAATCCTGCgggcgccacccgccgccgtgtAGAGCCGCTGGAACCGCCGCCGTGTAGTGCTGCTGGTGCTGGAACCATGTCTGCACGTGGGCGCGACACACGTCTCAAGGCTGTGTCTGTACGTCTCAAGGCTGTGTCTGTACGTCTCACTGCCTCGTGGGCCCCCACGTAAGTAAGCCGGTCGGAAATCGAGGACCAGAGGCGACGACGCTCATCCATCCTCCGCGCCACGGCCTCGAACCAAAAAAGAATCTAGAATCTtcttcccttcctccctccccaaaagagaaaacaaaacaagaaaaaaaagaaaaagaatcttCCCCTGCCgacagtgggccccaccccccaCGGGGTGGCGGGGCCGCAGAATCCGgcaaagcggcggcgacggcgaggggatcGGGCGCGGACGCGGAGAGGAGAGAGACAGCGATGGCCGCCGCCCGTGGTTGCCTCGCCTCTCGAGCCTACATAAGGGGGCGCGCGGCGCATCTCCGGGCTTCGGCGCGTCGGATTGGGAGGTCGGGATTgggaggaggatggggaggCGGGGGCGGGTGGTGCTGCGGCGGATCGAGGACCGGGTGCGGCGCGGGATCTGCTTCCGGAAGAGGCTCGCCGGGCTGGAGAAGAAGGTGGAGGAGCTCGCCGTGCTCTGCGACGCCCACGTCGGCTTCGTCGTCCTCTCCTgctccggcgacgacgccaACCCCCACCACTTCGCCGCGCCCGCCACGTACGCTccattcctctctctccctctcccccttctcccTCCGAATCTGCTCGGTTGACGGAGTGTAGTGGCTATCTTTGGCTCAATTTTGATGGAGTGTGTTCAAATGGTTGGTAGCTCAGCTCGATTTTGACTATTCCAAGGGCTTGCCTCCGcagtgttatttttttaaaaaaaattaaatcatgtTCATCtcatttttctccatttttttttaattttcacaCGACATTAGAAGAGCGATCCGGCCGGCCAGCAAAATGTTTCCTTGCGTATGTGCGCTTGCAGTGAGTGATCCTTGCTATTATTCTTCTTCTGCTCTTCTTCTGGAGTAGTCGCTTTGTGTCTTTTGTGTAGTGAGCTAGTTAATGTTCTAGTGTTAATTGTCTTCTGCTTTCAGACATCTAGAGCTTCTGTTCCATTGAGAACTTGCTGAAATTAATGCTTCTTTTCAGATAAACATAGAATCCCCGATATAAGTTAGAAGAAACAGGTGcttgtttgttgttgttgttatggTTTATCGATAGAACCCAAAATCCAAGCAGCTCATTCACCCGTTGAACTTATCAGGCGATTCAGACCTCAACTTCGTTGGATATCTTTATGTGTTTTTAGTTTTGCATGTATTTCATTAACACCTGCGGATGCTAAACGGGATTAAAGCCATGGGGAAAAAAATAGTTGAAAGAactttcagaaaagagtttgtTTTGAGATGTTTGTCGATCGAGCGAGCCACCATTTGTTTCAGTTTAGAATGTAAACCCACATGCAATAGTCAATATTTGTGATACATACTAATAACAGTGTGTTAGTACGCATATGCATATGGGCAATTGAATTGGGGGTCTAGTGTTTATAGGAGTAGTACTATTGAGGCCAGGGATACCCATTGAGGCAAGGTGACGTATCTATGATTTGATGTGCATTTTTTGGATGATTTGTAGTTTTGGagttaatttttatatttagtttgctcTGCCATATGAGATGTAATTGTTCAGCTTATAGAAATTTGCCCAAGATCAAAACCAGAAACTATCTTTTGGATTGATCAGTCTATTGATGTAGTCAAGTTGTAATTAAGTTGTCTTCTTCACCTAGAAATAATGACTAGCAAACCATTTAGGCAAAGTAGCAGTTGACTGGTTTATATAAATGCCTTCGATTGCTTCTCTAAGCGGTTGGGAGTGAACTACATGTAGTAGATCATTTAGACGCCCTGCAAAATAATTAAAGTAACCATATTGTGATACCATAAATCGTTTCCAATATAAAACGTAATAAAAAAAAGCGCTGGTGTTATAGGGACTATGAGACATGTATCTATAAGTTTGAGAAATTTTCATGTATACTAAGTTTCATGtcctccatccaaaagtctaaaacatattttatttttagttttttccaAATAAGATGGACATATTTGTAGTCTCTATGCATCTAAGACTTAAATGGAGTTATCTTTTCGTTTTAcggtgctaaattaaattgttgaccAGAAACCGAGCAGTCATCTTAATACTCATTAGTTGCATGCATTTGATGTTTGTTAATATGGGATGAGTTAATTTTTCCTTAGTTTTGGTGACAAAACAAATATACCTTAGACttttgaatggagggagtattaaataaTACTATAAAATGTGTATCTCCTACAAGTACCACATGGGACCTTGTAATTCTTCACTTTTGTCTCTCACCTAACGGATATCACACAAAGTAAGAAGTGCCCCTATTGTCGAAATCCCTTTTCACCTAACAAACGCCACACATAGATCCAAGTGCCCCTACCCCGAAGTCACCATTCATGGTGCTCATTGAGGTACCGGTGTAGGGTCAAGATTGCCAACAAGACAAGAGAAAGAGGGTAGGGTGGGTGGTGGAGTTGAATAGGTGGTCTTGAAAACTCATTTGGCCAAAATAATTTCTTATAGGAATTAaaagcatatttttttaaaaaagggatCCAATGCCTAGGCTTTGTCTAGGGCACCAACAACATAAATCTAAGTCAATTTTGTAGACATTTTGTAGACAATTCAATTATaggaatgtaaattgcacaaattaGTGTTCAAAATAATGAGCGCAAGAGAGACATCCAATGTATTTATGTTTGGAAATATTGATTTCCGACTTGTGGAGGTAAGCTTTCCGCAATTCTTCTACCAAAACACTGGATCTCAACACGAGAGATGAGCTTGGTCTAGAACTGGCACTAAAATTGAGCTTGTTGGGCCTCGACAACTAGAAATAGATCATCCCTACATTTTGGGCTGGTGAGATAAAAAACCTTCATAATCAGCGGTTCCGTGTTCTCCACAATAGGTGTGAGAGAAGCAATAGGTGGATAATTTTTGCCtaaatttattttgatttaTCAAATGAGGTGTAATAGTTTCCACAACTACATTTGCACAAAGGCTtaaaatatacttcctccgtcccaaaataagtgtagccatGAGTTTTCgcgcccaactttgatcgtccgtcttatttgaattttttttataattagcatttttgttgttataagatgataaaacatgaataatactttactcgtgacttatgtttttaatatttttcaaaaaaatttcaaataagacgaatggtcaaagttaGGCATGGAAAACTAtggttgcacttattttgggacagagggagtagaataAATGGTACCTCCACATGTTTTCACTTTACACATGGATTAACTAATAATTTGACTTTACACGAGGATTGAAATGATAAGTTGCATCACTACCATAAGCACTTCAGATGT
This window of the Oryza sativa Japonica Group chromosome 4, ASM3414082v1 genome carries:
- the LOC4335658 gene encoding uncharacterized protein isoform X2, with translation MRSIDETDISTLNMDQLSQIERLLEDELRWTRARKVVVDRSARLQKKVQGKAAIVEVERGSMEIPIESGQEKIGGEAVEEQRSRTTPLDLNMPCWDAGPLQ
- the LOC4335658 gene encoding uncharacterized protein isoform X1, producing MRSIDETDISTLNMDQLSQIERLLEDELRWTRARKVVVDRSARLQKKVQGKAAIVEVERGSMEIPIESGQEKEQIGGEAVEEQRSRTTPLDLNMPCWDAGPLQ